A stretch of Sphingobium yanoikuyae DNA encodes these proteins:
- a CDS encoding excinuclease ABC subunit UvrA, whose translation MQIRGARQNNLKNVDVDVPRNAFVVFTGISGSGKSSLAFGTLYAEAQRRYLESVAPYARRLIDQAGVPEVDAIDGLPPAVALQQQRGSANARSSVGSVTTLSSLVRMLYSRVGEYPRHQPMLYAEDFSPNTVAGACPTCHGIGRVYDATEETMVPDDTLTIRERAVAAWPAAWHGQNLRDILVSLGYNVDTPWRDLPKKDRDWILFTDEAPTVPVYAGLTPEQTRVALKRRMEPSYQGTFTGARRYVLETFANTKSALMKKRVSQYIIGRDCPTCDGKRLKREALSVKFAGLDIAEFGDLTVLKLRDLLTPVAHGEYGGAAAVPKSHVLGKAARDAAVERRVAAGGSAHKSAPDVRRTPNLSDEKRIAAQRLASELIERLEPLIDLGLGYISLDRSTPTLSSGELQRLRLATQLSSQLFGVVYVLDEPSAGLHPADGEALLTILERLKAAGNSLFVVEHDLDVIRRAEWLVDVGPGAGEKGGEVLYSGPIEGLANVETSITRRYLFAEPLRSEHTPRDAKAWLRLEGIRRNNLHGLDVEFPIGCFTAVTGVSGSGKSSLVSQALPELVTEHLGGSPVAEEEDIDPLLDVAQNDTEGRIVAGMEHVRRLVRVDQKPIGRTPRSNLSTYSGMFDHVRRIFADTPLARRRHYSPGRFSFNVAQGRCPVCEGEGYVMVELLFLPSVFAPCSTCHGSRYNPQTLEVEWNGRNIAQVLELTVDDACDFFAGEASVMRSLDVLREIGLGYLRLGQPATELSGGEAQRIKLATELQRAQRGNTIYILDEPTSGLHPSDGDRLMRHLRGLVEAGNTVVVVEHDMRAITQADWIIDLGPGAGEDGGRIVASGVPGVVAEAEGSLTARYLKAAL comes from the coding sequence GTGCAGATTCGCGGCGCACGCCAGAATAACCTCAAAAATGTTGACGTCGATGTGCCGCGCAACGCCTTCGTGGTGTTCACCGGCATATCGGGCTCGGGCAAGTCATCGCTCGCGTTCGGCACCCTTTATGCCGAAGCCCAGCGGCGTTATCTGGAATCGGTTGCGCCTTATGCCCGTCGCCTGATCGACCAGGCCGGCGTGCCGGAGGTCGACGCGATCGACGGTTTGCCGCCTGCGGTCGCCTTGCAGCAGCAGCGCGGCTCGGCCAACGCGCGATCCTCGGTCGGCAGCGTGACGACGCTCTCTAGCCTGGTGCGAATGCTTTATTCGCGCGTCGGCGAATATCCGCGCCATCAGCCCATGCTCTATGCGGAGGATTTCTCCCCCAACACGGTCGCCGGCGCCTGCCCGACCTGTCACGGCATCGGGCGCGTCTATGACGCGACCGAAGAAACGATGGTGCCCGACGACACGCTGACGATCCGGGAACGCGCAGTCGCCGCTTGGCCGGCGGCATGGCATGGCCAGAATCTGCGCGATATCCTCGTGTCGCTCGGCTATAACGTCGACACGCCGTGGCGCGATCTGCCGAAGAAGGATCGCGACTGGATTCTCTTTACCGACGAGGCGCCGACGGTGCCGGTCTATGCGGGCCTGACGCCCGAACAGACCCGCGTGGCGCTGAAGCGCCGCATGGAACCGAGCTATCAGGGCACCTTCACCGGCGCGCGCCGCTATGTGCTGGAAACCTTCGCCAACACGAAAAGCGCGCTGATGAAGAAGCGCGTCTCGCAATACATCATCGGACGCGATTGCCCGACCTGCGACGGCAAGCGCCTGAAGCGCGAAGCCCTGTCCGTAAAGTTCGCGGGCCTCGACATCGCCGAGTTCGGCGATCTGACGGTGTTGAAACTCCGGGACTTGCTCACGCCAGTCGCGCATGGCGAATATGGGGGCGCCGCGGCGGTCCCGAAGAGCCATGTCCTCGGCAAGGCGGCCCGCGATGCGGCGGTCGAACGGCGGGTCGCGGCAGGAGGTTCGGCGCACAAGAGCGCGCCCGACGTACGCCGCACGCCCAATCTCTCCGACGAGAAGCGGATCGCCGCCCAACGCCTTGCCAGCGAATTGATCGAGCGGCTAGAGCCGCTGATCGATCTTGGCCTTGGCTACATTTCGCTCGACCGCAGCACGCCGACGCTTTCCTCCGGAGAGCTGCAGCGCTTGCGGCTTGCCACGCAATTGTCGTCACAGCTTTTCGGCGTGGTCTATGTGCTTGACGAACCTTCGGCAGGGTTGCACCCGGCAGATGGCGAAGCCTTGCTCACCATCCTCGAGCGTCTCAAGGCTGCGGGCAACTCCCTGTTCGTCGTCGAACATGATCTCGACGTGATCCGCCGCGCGGAATGGCTCGTCGATGTCGGGCCAGGAGCCGGGGAAAAGGGCGGTGAAGTCCTCTACAGCGGGCCGATAGAGGGGCTTGCCAACGTCGAGACTTCGATCACCCGCCGCTACCTGTTCGCAGAGCCGCTCCGCAGTGAGCACACACCGCGCGATGCCAAGGCATGGCTACGCCTGGAAGGGATCAGGCGGAACAATCTCCATGGTCTCGACGTCGAGTTTCCCATCGGCTGCTTCACCGCTGTCACCGGCGTTTCGGGATCGGGCAAATCCAGTCTTGTCAGTCAGGCGCTGCCCGAGCTCGTCACGGAACACCTCGGCGGCTCCCCCGTGGCCGAGGAGGAGGATATCGATCCGCTGCTCGATGTTGCGCAGAACGACACTGAAGGACGCATTGTCGCAGGCATGGAGCATGTTCGCAGGCTGGTGCGGGTCGATCAGAAGCCGATCGGCCGCACGCCGCGCTCGAACCTATCCACCTACAGCGGCATGTTCGACCATGTGCGACGGATCTTCGCTGATACGCCGCTCGCCCGCCGGCGGCACTACAGCCCGGGAAGGTTCTCGTTCAACGTCGCGCAAGGCCGCTGCCCTGTGTGCGAGGGCGAGGGATACGTCATGGTGGAGCTGCTGTTCCTGCCGAGCGTTTTTGCCCCGTGCTCGACCTGTCATGGCTCTCGCTACAACCCGCAAACGCTCGAAGTCGAATGGAACGGGCGCAATATCGCCCAGGTGCTCGAACTGACGGTCGACGATGCGTGCGATTTCTTCGCTGGCGAGGCATCTGTGATGCGCTCCCTCGACGTGTTGCGGGAGATCGGTCTTGGTTATCTGAGGCTCGGTCAGCCGGCGACCGAGCTGTCTGGCGGGGAGGCGCAGCGCATCAAGCTGGCGACTGAACTGCAACGCGCTCAACGCGGCAACACGATCTACATCCTCGACGAGCCAACTTCGGGACTTCACCCCTCCGATGGCGACCGGCTGATGCGACACCTGCGGGGCCTCGTAGAAGCCGGCAATACCGTCGTAGTCGTCGAACATGACATGCGCGCCATCACACAGGCGGACTGGATCATCGACCTGGGACCGGGGGCCGGGGAAGATGGGGGCCGTATCGTTGCCAGCGGCGTCCCTGGCGTCGTTGCGGAAGCGGAAGGCAGTCTCACCGCCCGCTATCTCAAGGCGGCGCTGTAG
- a CDS encoding DUF6088 family protein, producing MDMSAVADRIMKRVRGKGRGWVFTPKQFVDFGTRGSVDMALSRLAHAGDIRRIGRGLYDYPRQHDKLGALSPDPWQVAQALSAQSGDALAPSGAAAANSLGFSTQVPTRVSYATSGRTRTVRAGGCRVTLRHSRAPVLDAPDSVNAIVQALAHLGKGNIGADAVGRIAARLDDAGTRALVAARPAMPGWMGDVVLKIQATHDELSR from the coding sequence ATGGACATGTCTGCGGTGGCTGATCGGATTATGAAGCGTGTGCGCGGCAAGGGCCGTGGCTGGGTGTTTACGCCCAAGCAGTTCGTCGACTTCGGTACCCGCGGCTCGGTCGACATGGCGCTGTCGCGTCTCGCGCATGCCGGCGACATCCGTCGGATCGGCCGCGGTCTCTACGATTATCCCCGCCAGCATGACAAGCTTGGTGCCCTGAGCCCGGATCCCTGGCAGGTGGCCCAAGCGCTCTCCGCGCAGAGCGGCGATGCGCTCGCCCCGTCGGGAGCGGCGGCGGCCAATAGCCTTGGCTTCTCGACACAGGTGCCCACCCGGGTAAGTTACGCCACCAGCGGCCGCACCCGCACCGTCAGGGCTGGTGGCTGCCGCGTCACCTTGAGGCACAGCCGCGCGCCGGTGCTCGATGCGCCGGATTCTGTGAATGCAATCGTCCAGGCGCTCGCGCATCTCGGAAAAGGCAATATCGGCGCGGATGCGGTCGGGCGTATCGCCGCGCGGCTCGATGATGCCGGTACGCGTGCGCTCGTCGCGGCCCGCCCGGCTATGCCGGGCTGGATGGGTGACGTCGTCCTGAAGATTCAGGCAACGCACGATGAACTTTCCCGATAG
- a CDS encoding helix-turn-helix transcriptional regulator, translated as MLDMTMIGQIVRDERKEMGLRQDELAAASGVGLRFIVELERGKATAQIGKVITVLAALGCELQIRRPDGIVIAGQPT; from the coding sequence ATGCTCGATATGACGATGATCGGCCAGATTGTTCGCGACGAGCGCAAGGAAATGGGGCTGCGCCAGGACGAATTGGCGGCGGCCAGCGGAGTAGGCTTGCGCTTCATCGTCGAACTTGAGCGCGGCAAGGCAACGGCACAGATTGGCAAGGTGATTACGGTTCTTGCGGCTTTAGGCTGCGAGCTTCAGATCCGTCGTCCTGACGGGATCGTGATCGCGGGACAGCCAACGTGA
- a CDS encoding type II toxin-antitoxin system HipA family toxin: protein MTADILERLVVWSDQRIAGELSIDRGGAMHFIYADDWLADPAAGPLSHALPKQAEPFGDALCKAVFGGLLPEEGQRTAIARALGVSPDNPFRLLAALGGDVAGALAFLPEGEKPPLPPEGELPPALDDAELAVLIGRLPRVPMLAGQGGARLSLAGAQGKLPVVLAEGRVAVPRVGEPSTHLIKPEPDRFPGLAANEGFCLALARAVGLDAAMAEWREVADKPYLLVTRYDRLDRDGHTIRLHQEDFAQAQGVPSNRKYASEGGPTFRDCFALARQATTRPAREVLKLADAAIFNVIIGNADAHAKNYSLVRQSKGEVVLAPLYDLVATHMWPELSAKLAMRFGRAATLEEINAGSFVRFAGDTGLALPFLRRRVAALAGRVREVISGGVTVPGLDGTARLGELPSIVLDRAARLALKAELHGN, encoded by the coding sequence GTGACCGCCGACATTCTTGAGCGACTTGTCGTTTGGTCTGATCAGCGGATCGCCGGTGAACTTTCCATCGACCGTGGCGGCGCAATGCATTTCATCTATGCCGACGATTGGTTAGCCGATCCAGCGGCAGGCCCGCTTTCGCACGCGCTTCCAAAGCAAGCAGAGCCATTCGGCGATGCGTTATGTAAAGCCGTCTTTGGTGGACTCCTGCCCGAAGAGGGGCAACGAACAGCCATCGCGCGGGCCCTCGGAGTATCGCCTGACAATCCCTTTCGATTGTTGGCTGCGCTCGGCGGTGATGTTGCAGGCGCGCTCGCCTTTTTGCCCGAAGGGGAGAAACCGCCGCTGCCTCCTGAAGGTGAGCTGCCCCCTGCGCTGGATGATGCCGAGCTTGCGGTTTTAATCGGTCGCCTGCCGCGCGTACCGATGCTGGCCGGGCAAGGGGGCGCTCGGCTCAGCTTGGCTGGCGCCCAGGGCAAGCTCCCCGTCGTGCTGGCCGAGGGGCGGGTGGCCGTGCCGCGCGTAGGTGAGCCATCTACACACCTCATCAAGCCAGAGCCAGATCGCTTTCCAGGCCTTGCCGCCAATGAAGGCTTCTGCCTGGCACTGGCGCGCGCGGTGGGTCTCGATGCTGCCATGGCAGAGTGGCGAGAGGTCGCTGATAAACCCTATCTGCTGGTCACTCGTTACGATCGTCTGGATCGCGATGGTCATACGATCCGGTTGCATCAGGAGGATTTTGCGCAGGCGCAGGGCGTGCCGTCCAACCGCAAATATGCCAGCGAAGGCGGGCCAACCTTCCGCGATTGCTTCGCGTTGGCGCGCCAGGCGACCACCCGGCCGGCACGCGAGGTGCTGAAGCTTGCCGACGCGGCAATCTTCAATGTGATCATCGGCAACGCTGACGCCCATGCGAAAAATTATAGTCTCGTTCGGCAGAGCAAGGGCGAGGTCGTGCTCGCACCGCTGTACGATCTGGTTGCAACCCACATGTGGCCAGAGCTGTCAGCGAAGCTCGCCATGCGTTTCGGCCGTGCCGCTACGCTGGAGGAAATAAATGCCGGAAGCTTTGTGCGCTTTGCTGGCGATACGGGACTGGCTCTACCGTTTCTTCGTCGCCGCGTGGCGGCGCTCGCGGGCCGGGTCCGAGAGGTCATTTCAGGTGGCGTCACCGTGCCAGGGCTAGATGGCACCGCTCGCCTCGGTGAACTCCCGTCAATTGTTCTCGACCGTGCTGCTCGGTTGGCACTGAAGGCAGAACTGCATGGTAATTAA